The DNA sequence TTTGTTTAAATTGATGACCAGGCTTTTTCGTAAATCTCCTTAAAGTCATTCAATTTATAGAGAATTGGATTAGCACCGCAAGCAAGGTCATTGGCGGCGTGGGCGACTAACTCGGGGATATCGTCCTGGGTGATTTTGATCCGGCAGGCATCAGCCAGCGCGGTGACCGTTTTTGCTACCCCTATACTATCCATCAGAGTTTTAACCGCTTCGATAGCCTTATCAGCGGCGCTATCGACACTTAAACCAGCCGTATCAACACCCATAGCCTGAGCAATTTCCGCCAAGAGCACGGTAATCGCCGGTTTATTTTTCATCATAACATAAGGCAGCATAATCGCGTTAGCGTTACCATGAGGCATACTGTAAATTGCTCCAAGAGCGTGGGCCAGGGAGTGGGCATTGCCTAACTGAGCGCTGTTAAAGGCCAGTCCGGCGCTGTATTGGGCCTGACACATATGGTCGCGGGCTTCCATATCATCGCCATTTTCCACCGCCCGGGGCAGGTATTTAGCGATCATTTTAATGGCACTCAAGGCCAGACCTTGAGCATAGGGAGTCGTAAGGTTGGAGGTGTAGGCTTCGATGGCATGGGTCAGGGCATCCATCCCCGTCCCGGCGGTGATGTGAGGTGGCATGGACCTAGTCAGCAAGGGATCATTGACGGCTACGATAGGTAAAAGTTTAGGGTCGGCGATGGGAGCTTTGAGGTGGCGAGCGGGATCAGTGATAACCGCCGCGACCGTGGCTTCAGCCCCGGTTCCCGAGGTTGTATTGACCGCTACCAGCACCGGACTGGGCTGCCAAACCCCGAACAGTCCCATGTAATCAACAATACTTCCGGGATTATTTACCATGACACCGATAGCTTTAGCGCAGTCATGCGGACTCCCGCCGCCAAGTGAGACCAGACAATCACATTTTTCCTGACGAAAGACATTAAGACCTGCCTCAACATTGGCAACCGTAGGATTGGGCTGGGTTCCGTCATAAACGGCGTATTCGAAAAATTTAGCCTCCATGGCATCTGTAAGAATTTTAAGGATGCCGGCAGCAACCACCCCTTTGTCGGTGACAATCAAAGCTTTTTTCAGCCCCATGGCCGCCAGATTATCGGGCACCAAGATGTGGCAGCCTTCCCCCAACAAAGCAATCGGCGGAGCAAACGCCATTTTCGTTTTACCCATGATTTTAAGAATGATGCCGGTATGGTTATGAACCTCGTCAAGAATCTCATCCGGAACATCAAAGACCGAGTTATGAGGGGGCAGAGCTTCTTTGGTCATCCATTCCGGCAGGCGATCATCCTTGCTCGTAAAACCGGCCCTCCGGTTGAAATCACGCTCCATCCGCAAAACGCGGATGCCAAAGGCGGCAAAGGTATTCTCGTTAAAACCCAAACCGGTAAAAGCGCTCATGCTTGCCAGGATATATTTAACAACTTCCGGTTTATCGATAGATGCCATCCCTAAAAAGAGACAAAACCCGGTAGAATCAAAGGCAGCGGCGCTGATCTGGGCCACGGCTGAAGGTAGGAGTTGATTCTCTCCATCAAGGGGATCGGAAGTTGGTTCCAGGCCAAACAAATGATTGCCCAAAGTAAACCCGGCGGTATGATCAGCCCCCATGGTTGAGGTGGCATAGGTGACCCCCATTCCTTTCAAGGCGCGGGGATCATAAGCGGCCATCGCCTGGCCTTTGACCACCGGTGACCGATCAATCCCGTAATGTTTGGCCACGGTGGCCGTCCCGGAACCGAGCAGTCGACCTTTCTCAGTACCCTTGCCAATCTCGGACAGAAGTTCGAGAACGCCCTCGGCATCACCAAACTCAAGTTCACCAGCTTCCATCAGTACTGCCATCGTACAGCCGGTCTCCATAGTATCGGTGCCAAAATCATCATTCATTCGATCCATCATGGCGATGGCATCAAGATCGGCAATGCCGCAATTACCGCCATGGGCCCAGAGGGTTTCGTATTCCGGCTGTTTAGTGACAAAATTACCATTTTTATCATTGAAGGTACCTGAACATTTTATAATGCAACCACTATGACAGGCGTGAGTGGCCGCGCCTTTGCCGCCGCGTTCTTCTTCCAAAGCGGCCAGGGTCGTACCGTTGATGGCCCCGGCCTGGTCAAACCGGCCTTTGGAACAATTATAAGCGGGAAAACAGCCGGCCTGGTTGGTAATATCCATCAATATATCGGTGCCAAACGCCGGCAGTCCCTGGCCGGTCATTTCCGAGGCCTTAACTGTTTCCACCAGCTTACGGTTCGCCTCTTTGAATGCTTCGGGAGCAACCGGCTTACGCAGGGAACAACCCTCGGGATCGACAACTATAACTTTTATCCCCTTGGCTCCCATAACGGCGCCGACCCCACCTCGACCCGCATGTCGGGTCGGGCGAAAATCGGTATCTGTAAAAGCTATAGTGGAGTTAGCAAAACCCTGTTCACCCGCCGGACCTATACTGATCACCGCAACTTTGTTACCATGTTCAGCCTTTATTTTTTCAACCAGATCGTAGTTTCCGAGCAGCCGAAATTCATTACATAAAGAGATCTTCACCCCATTCTTGTCGATATGAATCTTGTAAAGATCATTATTTTTTCTTTCTCCTTCCAGTACCACGGCCGCATATCTCAGCCGAGCCAGATATTGAGCAGCCTGCCCCCCGGCATTGGCCTCTTTGATGCCGCCGGTTAAAGGACTTTTACAACCCACCGAAATTCGGCCGGAAGTAGTGGCGGCTGAACCGCTCATTATACCCGGTGATAAAATCAGTTTATTTTCCGGGCCCAAAGGGTCACAGGTAGGTGACACTTCTTCCCAAACCATAGTTGAAGTCAGGGCCCGTCCGCCTAAACTGGCATAACGCCCAACCGGGATGGTGGTTGCAGTAGGACCACCCATGGAACCGACATCGATCCGCAAAATATTTTCCATTTTAAGGCTCTTATGTTTTGAATTTAATCAGGAATTCTCAGCCGTGTTTTTTCCTCTAAGCAGCCAGGCCGCCAGAGCCGGCAAGACAAATACGGCCCCAAGCATATTGACCAGGAAGAGAAACGTTAAAAGTATTCCCATATCGGCCTGAAACTGCAATGGCGACCATATCCAGGTGGCAACCCCGATGGCCAGACTTAGCGCCGTAACCAGCACTCCGTTTCCGGTGATATCCAGGGTCTTCTCATAGGCTTTGCGAAACGACTCACCCCGCTTCAGGATACTATTGAAACTGGCATAAATATAGATGCCGTAATCAACCCCGACACCTACTCCCAGGGCGACAATCGGCAAGGTATTGACTTTCAAGCCAATACCCAGAATTGCCATCAGTGCATATCCCAACAGGGAAACCAGGGCCAGGGGAAGTAAAATACAGAGCGCCGCCCGAATCGAGCGAAAAGCAATCAGGCAAAAGAGAATAACGGCGCCGTAAACGTAGAGGAGAATGGGCGTTTGTGAAGCTTCAACTTCCTCATTGGTGGCCGCCATGACGCCCACGTTGTTGCCCATCAGGGCGATGTTAAGTTTGTTACTCAGATCAGGGTGTTCGTCTCGGTATTTCCTCGCTGCAGCCACAATTATAGAGATGGTTTCGGCTTTATGATCCCGGGTAAAGAGGTAGATCGGCATAACGCTGACATCGGCGTTCATCAGTCCACTCGCTGAGCTTATTCCCAGGAAACAACTGGCGATTGATGGCTGGTTGGTCGGGAGAACCCGCCAGAAGGGTGAGCCCTCGTTCCAACCGGCATTAGCATAACGCAGATACTTGGCCAGGCTGACGGTAGAGTGAACTCCCTCGATATTGGCCAAAAACCATTCAAAATCGTCGACCTCGGTCAAATTCTCATAATTAACCCCGGCATCGGCCTCGCCACCCTCAATAAAAATCGACATGACATCAACCCCGATAGCAAATTTCTTGGTGATGAAAGCGGTGTCGAGATTATAGCGTGAGTCGGGGCGCAACTCCGGTACCCCGGCCTGAGTGTCACCGATCTTTATATCACCGGCTTTCCAGGTTCCGACAAGAGCCAAAAGCAGGCACAAGCAAATAATACTGGTAGCGACAGGGCGGCTGGCGACGGCTGAAAGTTTGCCCCAGATCGGCTGCATCAGAGCCGCCTTGCGCTTCAATTTTTCCCGGTACCTTTCATCGGCGCTGATATATGAGAGGATTACCGGCAACAGGATAAGGTTGGTCAAAATAATTACCGCAACGCCGATACCGGCGGTCATCGCCATCTCCTGAATGATACGAATCTTGATCAGGAAGATGGTGGCAAAGCCGATGGTATCGGTAGCGAGGGCGGTAAGACCGGGAACCAGCAGGGAACTGAAACTGGCTTTGGCCGCCTCAAGCGGGGATTGTCCCGCAAAGAGTCCGGCGGAATTGGCACTGATCATCTGAACACCGTGGCTGACGGCGATGGCAAAAACCAGAAATGGGACCAATATCCCCATCGGATCAATGCCAAATCCTAAAAGTGGAAGCAGGCCGAGTTGCCAGATCACCGCAATCAAGGCAATTCCCAACAGAACCCCGGTTCGGCGCAGGGAGAGGGTATAGAAAAACACCAGCAGGGCGGTTACCAGAAAGGCGACACCGAAAAAGAGTACCACCCGGGTGGTACCATCGGTCATATCGCCCATAACTTTGGCAAAGCCGATAATGTGAATATCTAAGTTTTCGGTTTGATATTTTGTGCGGATATCTTCGAGGCGTTCAGCTACATTTAAGAGATCGAGTTTTTCACCGGTCTGCGGATTGATCTCCATAAGATCGGTTTTAATCAGGGCGGCGGTGAAATCTTTGGCCACGAGCCGACCTATATGGGTCGATTTAAGCAGGTTTGTGCGTACCTTCTGCAAAAATTCAGGGGTCGGCGAAAAATCTGCCGGGACCAGACTTCCCCCGGCGAAACCCTCTTCAGTAACCTCGGTGAAGCGCGCGTTCGGGGTGAAGATTGAAATTACCCGGCTGCGATCAACTCCGGGCAGAAAGAAGACCTCTTCAGTTACCTTCTGGATGGCGGTAAAAAACTCAGGAGTAAAAATGTCTCCCTTTTTGGGTGCCAAGGCTACAAGTACCTTGTTGGCGCCGCCGAAATCCTCTTGATGACGGACGTAGGTTTTCATAAACTCATGCTCCATGGGCACAAGCTTGGTGAACCCGGCATCAACCTTAAGGTGACTGGCGGAGTAGCCCATGAAGATGGTTATCAGGACAAAGGCGATAATTACAAGAGTCCGATTGCGAAAAACCAGGGACTCAGCAGCAGGAATGATATGAGATAACATATTTACCTTAATTTTCTAAGTTGATCTAAAAAAAGCTGAAAGAAATTTACAGGGATGTTCCGGCATGGCTCGCGCTCATTCTCGCCGGCCGTCCATGGCCTGCCTGTGCGTGCCGCACGCAGACAGGCCGGCTTGTGGGGCGCGCTAAAGCAATGTCCCCGCGTCCGCCGCGAATCACGTCGTGTGATTCGTTCGGCGGCCAATACCGCTATGAGCCAAGCCCGAACATCTTGTGTCGATTATTTCTATTTTACTATTCTGCAAGTTTCAGGAGCTTTGCACCCCGTTCTCCGGCTATAATAAGCGAGCCGGATTTAGTTTTTACGACAGAGGTCAAGGATATTCGATTGGGTTGTTTTAAAGTGAAGCTTTTTCCATTGTCTGTACTGGTCAGGGTGACCCCGGCCATACCGGTGACAATTATGGTGCCGTTTTTGAGTTTGACCGCATCGGTCAACAGGGCGGTAGTACCGGTCTTGATCTGACGCCAATCGTAGCCGCCGTTTTCGGAGCGAAAAATATGGCCACGCAGGCCATAGACCAGCAGGTTTTCGCCATCAAGGGGCAGGATGCCGAAGAAAGAGCCTTCGTATGGTGATGGCAACTTGTTCCAGGTGTGTCCGCTATCATCGGAGCGGAAAATAAAACCCGCTTCGGCGGCGATGTAGTAGGTTCCGGTGTCACTTCTGGCGATGCCGTTCAGGTGATAATCGAATGGCAGTGGATCTTCATCATCAAGTCCCGTATTGGCATCGGTCTTGTCTTGCTGGATAACAAATTCACTTGGCTGCCAGCTCTTGCCGCCATCCTGAGTGACCATGAATTTCGTATAGGCACCGATGGCAAAACCATAGTCGCCGGCCACGAAAACATCAAACAGTGGCCGTTCCTCTTCCGGAGCCGAGTATTGAAGTTTCCAGCTTTCGCCACCATCTTCGGTAGCAAGAATAACCGCGCCATGTCCCACCGCCCAGCCGCGCCTGTCATCCGCAAAGTAGATACCGGTAAGCATATCCAGGGTCGGAGTTTTGACCTGCCGCCAGCTGGTGCCTTCGTCATCGGAGAGAAGAATATGGCCGCGCCAGCCGACCGCGACTGTTCGTTCTCCTGCAGCTGCCAGATCAAGAATCAAGGTTTTTGCCGCCAGCGGCATCATGATTGTTGCCCGTTTACTATGATCGGGTTGAGCCGCAAAAATTAATCCGGGAGTTATGGTGCCAAAAAAAAGAGCTAAAAACAATATCCGGACTAAATATCGATGGAAATGAAAGGCTTGTTTGTTGGAAAATTCCATTTTAATCCTATAAAAAAACCCCGTCCATTCTCCTGGAGGCTGCCCTGGAGCTCTGGAGCGGGGTTTTTTGTCAAGATTTATATTTTAGCGTCTCCCGCTCCGGCGCAAAGCACTGGTTGAAAAGTTTTTGACCGGGAAGTCAACGTTAAAATTGTAAGTACTTCTCTCTTCGTTATCGAGATACATAAAGACATAGCGTCCGGCCTGGAGATCATAGTGAATATTCGAAGTACTCCATGTGCAGGGAACTTCATAGTAGTTGATGACAAATGATTCGGAAAAACGCCACAACTGATCCCGGTTGTCATACTTGTCGGTGGCGATCACGCTCCAGGAATCCTCATCCAGATAGAAGACGCGTTTTTTGTAGATATGACGAGTACCTTTTTTGAGATTGGCTTCCACCACCCATACCCGATGCAGTTCATAACGCAGGTATTCGGGGTTGTAGTGCATTGGTTTAATGATATCTTTATATTTCAGCTTGTCGCTGTGAAGCTTGTAGGAGTTGTAGGCGACGTACATTTCTTTTTTGCCCAGAAGTTTCCACTCGTAGCGTTCGGGGCTGCCGTTGTACATCTCGTAGTCATCCATTGTCCTCAGGCCGTCGGAACCAGTTC is a window from the Pseudomonadota bacterium genome containing:
- a CDS encoding iron-containing alcohol dehydrogenase codes for the protein MENILRIDVGSMGGPTATTIPVGRYASLGGRALTSTMVWEEVSPTCDPLGPENKLILSPGIMSGSAATTSGRISVGCKSPLTGGIKEANAGGQAAQYLARLRYAAVVLEGERKNNDLYKIHIDKNGVKISLCNEFRLLGNYDLVEKIKAEHGNKVAVISIGPAGEQGFANSTIAFTDTDFRPTRHAGRGGVGAVMGAKGIKVIVVDPEGCSLRKPVAPEAFKEANRKLVETVKASEMTGQGLPAFGTDILMDITNQAGCFPAYNCSKGRFDQAGAINGTTLAALEEERGGKGAATHACHSGCIIKCSGTFNDKNGNFVTKQPEYETLWAHGGNCGIADLDAIAMMDRMNDDFGTDTMETGCTMAVLMEAGELEFGDAEGVLELLSEIGKGTEKGRLLGSGTATVAKHYGIDRSPVVKGQAMAAYDPRALKGMGVTYATSTMGADHTAGFTLGNHLFGLEPTSDPLDGENQLLPSAVAQISAAAFDSTGFCLFLGMASIDKPEVVKYILASMSAFTGLGFNENTFAAFGIRVLRMERDFNRRAGFTSKDDRLPEWMTKEALPPHNSVFDVPDEILDEVHNHTGIILKIMGKTKMAFAPPIALLGEGCHILVPDNLAAMGLKKALIVTDKGVVAAGILKILTDAMEAKFFEYAVYDGTQPNPTVANVEAGLNVFRQEKCDCLVSLGGGSPHDCAKAIGVMVNNPGSIVDYMGLFGVWQPSPVLVAVNTTSGTGAEATVAAVITDPARHLKAPIADPKLLPIVAVNDPLLTRSMPPHITAGTGMDALTHAIEAYTSNLTTPYAQGLALSAIKMIAKYLPRAVENGDDMEARDHMCQAQYSAGLAFNSAQLGNAHSLAHALGAIYSMPHGNANAIMLPYVMMKNKPAITVLLAEIAQAMGVDTAGLSVDSAADKAIEAVKTLMDSIGVAKTVTALADACRIKITQDDIPELVAHAANDLACGANPILYKLNDFKEIYEKAWSSI
- a CDS encoding MMPL family transporter, giving the protein MLSHIIPAAESLVFRNRTLVIIAFVLITIFMGYSASHLKVDAGFTKLVPMEHEFMKTYVRHQEDFGGANKVLVALAPKKGDIFTPEFFTAIQKVTEEVFFLPGVDRSRVISIFTPNARFTEVTEEGFAGGSLVPADFSPTPEFLQKVRTNLLKSTHIGRLVAKDFTAALIKTDLMEINPQTGEKLDLLNVAERLEDIRTKYQTENLDIHIIGFAKVMGDMTDGTTRVVLFFGVAFLVTALLVFFYTLSLRRTGVLLGIALIAVIWQLGLLPLLGFGIDPMGILVPFLVFAIAVSHGVQMISANSAGLFAGQSPLEAAKASFSSLLVPGLTALATDTIGFATIFLIKIRIIQEMAMTAGIGVAVIILTNLILLPVILSYISADERYREKLKRKAALMQPIWGKLSAVASRPVATSIICLCLLLALVGTWKAGDIKIGDTQAGVPELRPDSRYNLDTAFITKKFAIGVDVMSIFIEGGEADAGVNYENLTEVDDFEWFLANIEGVHSTVSLAKYLRYANAGWNEGSPFWRVLPTNQPSIASCFLGISSASGLMNADVSVMPIYLFTRDHKAETISIIVAAARKYRDEHPDLSNKLNIALMGNNVGVMAATNEEVEASQTPILLYVYGAVILFCLIAFRSIRAALCILLPLALVSLLGYALMAILGIGLKVNTLPIVALGVGVGVDYGIYIYASFNSILKRGESFRKAYEKTLDITGNGVLVTALSLAIGVATWIWSPLQFQADMGILLTFLFLVNMLGAVFVLPALAAWLLRGKNTAENS
- a CDS encoding YCF48-related protein; the encoded protein is MEFSNKQAFHFHRYLVRILFLALFFGTITPGLIFAAQPDHSKRATIMMPLAAKTLILDLAAAGERTVAVGWRGHILLSDDEGTSWRQVKTPTLDMLTGIYFADDRRGWAVGHGAVILATEDGGESWKLQYSAPEEERPLFDVFVAGDYGFAIGAYTKFMVTQDGGKSWQPSEFVIQQDKTDANTGLDDEDPLPFDYHLNGIARSDTGTYYIAAEAGFIFRSDDSGHTWNKLPSPYEGSFFGILPLDGENLLVYGLRGHIFRSENGGYDWRQIKTGTTALLTDAVKLKNGTIIVTGMAGVTLTSTDNGKSFTLKQPNRISLTSVVKTKSGSLIIAGERGAKLLKLAE